One segment of Arcobacter sp. F2176 DNA contains the following:
- a CDS encoding pyridoxine 5'-phosphate synthase, translating to MLLGVNIDHIAVLREARKINDPNPLDALGICKLAGAEQITIHLREDRRHIHDNDAKNIIKLSTLPVNLECSINEKIIDIACKFKPSRVTLVPENRQEVTTEGGLDLKSNFEKIKNAVNKLHENEIEVSLFIDPTKDMIELSQQLQVEWCELHTGTFANVYAMLHGNLHNTHHSIKELELPREDLKKLLTKARKEIKKASIFAKELNLKVAAGHGLNYQNVTMISRIKQISELNIGQSIIARSVFTGLKDAIIEMKNLIKD from the coding sequence TTGCTACTTGGCGTAAACATAGATCATATTGCTGTATTAAGAGAAGCCAGAAAAATAAATGACCCAAACCCACTTGATGCCCTAGGAATTTGTAAATTAGCAGGGGCTGAACAAATCACAATCCATTTAAGAGAAGATAGACGACATATTCATGATAATGATGCAAAAAATATTATTAAATTATCAACTCTTCCAGTTAATTTAGAGTGTTCAATTAATGAAAAAATCATAGATATTGCATGTAAATTTAAACCTTCTCGTGTAACACTTGTTCCTGAAAATAGACAAGAGGTTACAACTGAAGGTGGTTTAGATTTAAAATCAAACTTTGAAAAAATAAAAAATGCTGTTAATAAACTTCATGAAAATGAGATTGAAGTTTCACTTTTTATAGATCCTACAAAAGATATGATAGAGTTATCGCAACAACTACAAGTTGAATGGTGTGAGCTTCATACTGGAACTTTTGCAAATGTATATGCAATGTTACATGGGAACTTACATAATACACACCATAGTATCAAAGAGTTAGAATTGCCAAGGGAAGATTTAAAAAAACTACTAACAAAAGCAAGAAAAGAGATTAAAAAAGCTTCAATATTTGCCAAAGAGTTAAATTTGAAAGTTGCTGCGGGACATGGTCTTAATTATCAAAATGTAACGATGATTTCAAGAATAAAACAAATAAGTGAATTAAATATTGGACAAAGCATAATAGCAAGATCAGTTTTTACTGGCTTAAAAGATGCAATTATTGAGATGAAAAATCTTATCAAGGATTAA
- a CDS encoding anthranilate synthase component I family protein, with protein sequence MQIFSKELFLDQFTPVSIYKKVKDIYKDEITFLFESTINSSDGNYSYILVGARERVWHENSKTFFKNEKAEIKEVDSNPLKFLKEYYKNFDKKFYKQKSLELGIGLIDGFIGNVGYDIGKEFEPVLKPFMDPLIDELNIPDLDLIRPKIILGFSHKTSKLVIVTSCEKYKNDLEIIEKNLFTPYEFLPLKKAELLDEGKFNYTKEQFFEMVSKSKEMIRSGDVFQILMSNRFTQKAIVDHLSFYRALRSKNPSPYLFLLEFENFSIAGSSPEVMIRLLDGHILLRPIAGTRKRGKTIDKDLEMENELLSDIKERAEHIMLIDLGRNDVGRCAKPGTVKVTDLMRVERYSHVMHMVTDVEAVIDDKYDMFDLFAATFTAGTMTGAPKIRAMELIAQYEGIKRNFYSGSIAYFGFDGNMDSAITIRSTMLTKDKVIFQAGAGVVADSVPELEYLEVQNKLAANIATLKDLS encoded by the coding sequence ATGCAGATTTTTTCAAAAGAACTTTTTTTAGACCAATTTACACCTGTTTCAATTTATAAAAAAGTAAAGGACATTTATAAAGATGAAATTACTTTTTTATTTGAAAGTACTATCAATTCAAGTGATGGTAACTACTCTTATATTTTAGTTGGTGCAAGAGAGCGAGTATGGCATGAAAATTCAAAAACATTTTTCAAAAATGAAAAAGCTGAAATAAAAGAAGTAGATTCAAATCCACTTAAATTTTTAAAAGAGTATTACAAAAACTTTGACAAAAAGTTTTATAAACAAAAATCATTAGAGTTAGGGATTGGATTAATTGATGGGTTTATTGGAAATGTTGGTTATGATATTGGTAAAGAGTTTGAACCAGTTTTAAAACCATTTATGGATCCATTGATTGATGAATTAAATATTCCAGATTTGGACTTAATACGACCAAAAATTATTTTAGGGTTTTCGCATAAAACTTCTAAACTTGTAATTGTTACAAGTTGTGAAAAATATAAAAATGATTTAGAAATTATTGAAAAAAATCTATTTACTCCTTATGAATTCTTACCATTAAAAAAAGCTGAACTTTTGGATGAGGGGAAATTCAACTATACAAAAGAACAATTTTTTGAAATGGTATCAAAATCAAAAGAGATGATAAGAAGTGGTGATGTTTTTCAAATACTTATGTCAAATAGATTTACTCAAAAAGCTATTGTTGACCACTTAAGTTTTTATAGGGCATTAAGAAGTAAAAATCCTAGCCCTTATCTTTTTTTACTTGAATTTGAAAATTTTTCTATTGCAGGAAGTTCTCCTGAAGTTATGATTAGACTTCTTGATGGGCATATACTTTTAAGACCAATTGCGGGTACTAGAAAAAGAGGTAAAACCATAGACAAAGATTTGGAAATGGAGAATGAACTTCTTTCTGATATAAAAGAGAGAGCGGAACATATTATGCTAATCGACCTTGGAAGAAATGATGTGGGGAGATGTGCAAAACCTGGAACTGTAAAAGTAACTGATTTGATGAGAGTAGAAAGATATTCTCATGTAATGCACATGGTAACTGATGTGGAAGCAGTTATTGATGATAAATATGACATGTTTGACCTTTTTGCAGCTACTTTTACAGCAGGAACAATGACAGGAGCTCCAAAAATAAGAGCAATGGAATTAATTGCGCAATATGAAGGAATTAAAAGAAACTTCTATTCTGGAAGTATTGCTTATTTTGGTTTTGATGGAAATATGGATAGTGCAATTACTATTAGAAGTACAATGCTTACAAAAGATAAAGTAATATTCCAAGCAGGAGCAGGAGTAGTTGCAGATTCAGTTCCAGAATTAGAGTATTTAGAAGTTCAGAATAAACTTGCTGCTAATATTGCAACACTAAAAGACTTATCTTAA
- a CDS encoding SPOR domain-containing protein has product MEIKGEDFIKNVQIKREQTELEERLMELESQAKNINSSSKNPYEQNNPYASNDNFTYEEEVNKTESELDDILLGANNSSQNKDNKKKYIVLGLVLAVLFLITIIIFRLLDNQTKVEDDSLTKKETIEQDKPLNDNIEQQYQKIVNEKLKSIEDLNNKTEKQNKDITEAMDLNNIQKEEKKISLPEPSQNDIEKAKELKKDIFNVESKTVEKEIEKPKPIVKKPVVKKVVAKPTPKPVVKTTKKILTNEPNGTFIQVGAFSRNIDKKYMDNLRTSNLKYVFYKVNVKGTTFTKVLVGPYNSRSDAINNMNSVKSKLKIDSAFILKF; this is encoded by the coding sequence ATGGAAATAAAAGGCGAAGATTTTATAAAAAATGTTCAAATAAAAAGGGAACAAACAGAATTAGAGGAGAGATTGATGGAACTAGAGTCACAAGCTAAAAACATAAATTCTTCTTCGAAGAACCCATATGAACAAAATAATCCTTATGCAAGTAATGATAATTTTACTTATGAAGAAGAAGTTAATAAAACAGAATCTGAGTTAGATGATATTTTATTGGGAGCTAATAATTCTTCACAAAATAAAGACAATAAAAAGAAATATATTGTCTTAGGATTAGTTTTAGCAGTTTTATTTTTGATAACGATTATAATCTTTCGTCTTTTAGATAACCAAACTAAAGTAGAAGATGATTCATTAACAAAAAAAGAGACAATTGAACAAGACAAACCTTTAAATGACAATATTGAACAACAGTATCAAAAAATAGTAAATGAAAAATTAAAAAGCATTGAAGATTTAAATAACAAAACTGAAAAGCAAAATAAAGATATAACAGAAGCAATGGATCTTAATAATATCCAAAAAGAAGAGAAAAAAATCTCTTTACCAGAGCCTTCGCAAAACGATATTGAAAAAGCAAAAGAGTTAAAAAAAGATATCTTCAATGTAGAATCAAAAACGGTAGAAAAAGAAATAGAAAAACCAAAACCAATTGTTAAAAAGCCAGTTGTTAAAAAAGTAGTGGCTAAACCTACTCCTAAACCAGTTGTTAAAACTACAAAGAAAATTTTAACAAATGAACCAAATGGTACTTTTATTCAAGTAGGAGCATTTTCGAGAAATATAGATAAAAAATATATGGATAATCTTAGAACTAGTAATCTTAAATATGTATTTTATAAAGTAAATGTAAAAGGTACGACTTTTACAAAAGTATTAGTAGGCCCATATAATTCAAGAAGCGATGCAATCAATAATATGAATAGTGTTAAATCAAAACTTAAAATCGATAGCGCTTTTATCTTAAAATTTTAA